The Clostridioides sp. ES-S-0010-02 genome window below encodes:
- a CDS encoding EAL domain-containing protein — MTKRNKSVTLIIILLMASLFLILGYLYIEDTRKLLISEAEVHIKEVAIQGSQLAQRQIEKDLDILNIFSSYYTSNPNMSNEEKIKKLLDEMENQKFYTMAIVDINGNAENTKGNKFSVKDREFFKNSINGKKYVSSPYIDEVNKSVKKITISVPILNNDKVVGVLYCTYDVNTLMKLINVSFYENNSISYVVKNNGTVILHPQQDRLSRNIYELLKQDNDIKDVNQLKKQLEENKTGAAILNMSGERRYLGYATMDNGKKKDNYIKDWNLIFSIPENVIFRNSEQIIKRAVYAVLLIIFVFIAIIFYIMYIKKSNEKEILSLAYEDRVTHIGNQNKFYRECSKYLLNKPSLNYIIVYFDIDNFKMINDTFGYEFGDNLLITIASALKEELTEGEIYARLSSDYFAIFCEYKNGRNKIIKKIDSIRSNIENNLNTVFEISLCVGIYFVEEGEVDAQKAVNKANMARSIAKGKNINYAIYNEDVRNKLSEESIILDDIKTALVKNQFEVYYQPKFSLVNGEMIGSEALIRWNHPEHGFISPAIFIPIAEKSQLILKIGRFVFERVCSDLSKWEKQGKKLVPVSVNLSRVELYQPDIVKFINSTIQTYNIHSNLIELEITETVVINELNILKSVLNELRKHGFSISMDDFGTGYSSISCLRDMPIDVLKLDKSFLNGIENDEKSRNIAKSIVSLAKSLDLIVIIEGVESKKQAELMKQFGCDLVQGFYFARPMPVQNFMKLL, encoded by the coding sequence ATGACTAAAAGAAATAAAAGTGTTACATTAATTATAATTCTTTTAATGGCATCATTATTTCTGATATTAGGATATCTATATATAGAAGATACAAGAAAACTTCTTATATCAGAGGCAGAAGTACATATAAAAGAAGTTGCGATACAAGGTTCTCAGTTAGCACAAAGACAAATTGAAAAAGATTTAGATATTTTAAATATTTTTTCAAGTTATTATACTTCAAATCCTAACATGTCTAATGAAGAAAAAATAAAAAAGCTTTTAGATGAAATGGAAAACCAAAAATTTTATACTATGGCAATTGTTGATATAAATGGGAATGCAGAAAATACTAAGGGTAATAAGTTTTCTGTTAAGGATAGAGAATTCTTCAAAAATTCAATTAATGGTAAAAAGTATGTTTCAAGCCCATATATTGATGAAGTAAATAAGTCTGTAAAAAAGATTACTATCTCAGTACCAATATTAAATAATGATAAAGTAGTTGGAGTTTTGTATTGTACTTATGATGTCAATACTCTAATGAAACTTATAAATGTATCTTTTTATGAAAATAATAGTATATCTTATGTTGTAAAAAATAATGGGACAGTTATACTTCATCCTCAACAAGATAGATTATCAAGAAATATTTATGAATTGTTAAAGCAGGATAATGATATTAAAGATGTAAATCAATTAAAAAAACAATTAGAAGAAAATAAAACAGGTGCTGCAATCTTAAATATGTCAGGAGAAAGACGATACCTAGGATATGCTACTATGGATAATGGAAAGAAAAAAGATAATTATATAAAGGATTGGAACTTGATTTTTTCAATTCCAGAAAATGTTATATTCCGTAATTCTGAGCAAATTATTAAGAGAGCTGTATATGCAGTATTATTGATTATATTTGTGTTTATTGCAATTATTTTCTATATAATGTACATAAAAAAATCTAATGAAAAAGAAATATTAAGTTTAGCATATGAAGATAGAGTTACACATATAGGAAATCAAAATAAATTTTATAGAGAATGTAGTAAGTATCTTTTAAATAAACCATCTTTAAATTATATTATAGTATATTTTGATATTGATAATTTTAAAATGATTAATGATACTTTTGGATATGAATTTGGTGATAATCTATTAATTACTATAGCAAGTGCTTTAAAAGAGGAACTAACAGAAGGTGAAATATATGCACGGCTTTCAAGTGACTATTTTGCTATTTTTTGTGAATACAAAAATGGAAGAAATAAAATTATAAAAAAAATTGATAGTATACGAAGTAATATTGAAAATAATCTAAATACAGTATTTGAAATTTCTCTTTGTGTGGGTATTTACTTCGTAGAAGAAGGAGAAGTAGATGCTCAAAAGGCTGTAAATAAAGCTAATATGGCAAGGTCTATTGCCAAAGGTAAAAATATAAACTATGCTATTTATAATGAAGATGTTAGAAATAAGCTTAGTGAGGAATCTATAATTTTAGATGATATAAAGACAGCATTAGTAAAGAATCAATTTGAAGTTTATTATCAACCTAAGTTTTCACTTGTAAATGGTGAGATGATAGGAAGTGAAGCACTGATAAGATGGAATCATCCTGAACATGGGTTTATAAGTCCAGCTATATTTATTCCAATAGCAGAAAAAAGTCAATTGATTTTAAAAATAGGTAGATTTGTATTTGAAAGAGTTTGTAGCGATTTATCTAAATGGGAAAAACAAGGGAAAAAATTAGTACCAGTTTCAGTAAACCTATCTAGAGTTGAGTTATATCAACCAGATATTGTAAAATTTATCAATAGTACTATCCAAACATATAACATACATTCAAATTTAATTGAATTAGAGATAACAGAAACTGTAGTTATTAATGAATTAAATATACTAAAAAGTGTTTTAAATGAATTAAGGAAGCATGGATTTTCAATTTCTATGGATGATTTTGGAACAGGTTATTCTTCTATTAGTTGTCTAAGGGACATGCCAATTGATGTATTAAAATTAGATAAGTCTTTTCTTAATGGTATTGAAAATGATGAGAAAAGTCGTAATATAGCAAAGTCTATAGTATCTCTAGCAAAATCATTAGATTTAATTGTAATTATAGAAGGCGTTGAGAGTAAGAAACAGGCTGAGTTAATGAAGCAATTTGGATGTGATTTAGTTCAGGGGTTTTATTTTGCAAGACCAATGCCAGTTCAAAATTTTATGAAATTACTTTAA